In the genome of Desulfuromonas sp. DDH964, one region contains:
- a CDS encoding RimK family protein, with translation MPTLIVVDDPADWPLTIPGAELVPARAYLTETRFNALRHVKVFNLCRSYRYQSIGYYVSLLATARGHKPLPGITTIQDLKSQAIVKVAAEDLDALIQKSLGHLQSREYLLSVYFGRNLAKHYDPLSQRLFKQFPAPFLRCSFAYSSKSERWLLQGLTPVAAAEIPDEHREFVVAVAGDYFRGRRPRGGSQGRSRYDLAILVAPGEADPPSDRRALQRFLRAATRIGFTPELIGKDDVGRLGEFDALFIRETTSVNHHTYRFARRAAAEGLVVIDDPESILKCTNKVFLAELLERNKVPTPRTMIVHRGNRAQVSETLGLPCILKQPDSSFSRGVIKVESEAACKEAIGRLLEKSELIIAQEFLPTAYDWRVGIFDRQPLYACRYYMAKSHWQILKHDVGGKLVDEGRFDTIPVEHLPTPVLRTALKAANLIGDGLYGVDLKQVGDQVYVIEVNDNPNLDAGVEDQVLKEDLYLRIMRVMLRRVEQRKERVPA, from the coding sequence ATGCCGACTCTCATCGTCGTTGACGACCCGGCCGACTGGCCGCTGACCATCCCCGGCGCCGAGCTGGTACCGGCCCGCGCCTACCTGACTGAGACGCGCTTCAACGCGCTACGCCATGTCAAGGTCTTCAACCTCTGCCGCTCCTACCGCTACCAGAGCATCGGCTACTACGTTTCGCTCCTCGCCACCGCCCGCGGCCACAAGCCGCTCCCCGGCATCACCACCATCCAGGATCTGAAATCCCAGGCAATCGTCAAGGTCGCCGCCGAGGACCTTGACGCCCTGATCCAGAAGAGCCTCGGCCACCTGCAGTCCAGGGAATATCTCCTCTCGGTCTACTTCGGTCGCAACCTCGCCAAGCACTATGATCCTCTCAGCCAGCGGCTCTTCAAGCAGTTTCCGGCCCCCTTCCTTCGTTGTTCCTTTGCCTACAGCAGCAAGAGCGAACGCTGGTTGCTGCAGGGACTGACGCCGGTGGCGGCGGCCGAGATACCCGACGAGCATCGCGAATTCGTGGTCGCGGTCGCCGGCGACTATTTCCGCGGGCGCCGGCCGCGAGGAGGAAGCCAGGGGCGCAGCCGCTACGACCTCGCGATCCTGGTGGCTCCGGGAGAGGCCGACCCTCCCTCCGACCGCCGGGCGCTGCAAAGGTTTCTACGCGCCGCGACCCGGATCGGATTCACTCCCGAGCTGATCGGCAAGGATGACGTCGGTCGCCTCGGCGAATTCGACGCCCTCTTCATCCGCGAGACGACCAGCGTCAACCACCACACCTACCGCTTTGCCCGGCGGGCGGCGGCCGAGGGGCTGGTGGTCATCGACGATCCCGAGTCGATTCTCAAGTGCACCAACAAGGTCTTTCTCGCCGAACTGCTGGAGCGCAACAAGGTGCCGACGCCGCGCACCATGATCGTTCATCGCGGCAACCGCGCCCAGGTCAGCGAGACTCTCGGCCTCCCCTGCATCCTTAAGCAGCCCGACTCCTCTTTTTCCCGCGGGGTGATCAAGGTCGAGAGCGAGGCGGCCTGCAAAGAGGCGATCGGCCGCCTGCTGGAAAAGTCGGAGCTGATCATCGCCCAGGAGTTTCTCCCCACCGCCTACGACTGGCGCGTCGGCATCTTCGACCGCCAGCCCCTTTACGCCTGCCGCTACTACATGGCGAAGAGCCACTGGCAGATCCTCAAGCATGACGTTGGCGGCAAGCTGGTCGACGAGGGGCGCTTCGATACCATCCCGGTCGAGCATCTGCCGACCCCGGTGCTGCGCACGGCGCTGAAGGCGGCCAACCTGATCGGGGACGGTCTCTACGGGGTCGATCTCAAGCAGGTCGGCGACCAGGTCTACGTCATCGAGGTCAACGACAATCCGAACCTCGACGCCGGCGTCGAGGACCAGGTCCTGAAGGAGGATCTCTATCTGCGGATCATGCGGGTGATGTTGCGGCGGGTCGAGCAGCGCAAGGAACGGGTGCCGGCATGA
- a CDS encoding carboxylate-amine ligase translates to MKRPLHLFEGFGVEIEYMIVDRERLTVLPVADQVLTAQAGELTDEVEVGALAWSNELVLHVIELKTNGPAARLEGLASTFQEHVGKINRHLGPLGGMLLPGGMHPSMDPLRETLLWPHDNSPIYQAYDRIFGCRGHGWANLQSVHLNLPFASDEEFGRLHAAIRLVLPILPALAASSPLLDGRSTGLLDNRLEVYRLNQRLVPSVTGRVIPEPVFSPRAYREEVLETMYREIAARDPEAVLQHEWLNSRGAIARFERNTIEIRLLDVQECPAADLAIVSLLVALLRALVGEEWLSYAEQQLWSVAELEPILLATIRDGEAALIEDRRYLEALGVPEAPCRAGQLWRRLAERCGGLLAAPQQEALELILRSGTLARRLVQRLGPAPTAPLVVDCYRELGACLAEGRLFDG, encoded by the coding sequence ATGAAACGCCCCCTGCATCTCTTTGAAGGATTCGGCGTCGAGATCGAGTACATGATTGTCGACCGGGAGCGGCTGACGGTGCTGCCGGTGGCTGACCAGGTGCTGACCGCGCAGGCGGGGGAGCTGACCGACGAGGTGGAGGTCGGGGCGCTGGCCTGGTCTAACGAGCTGGTGCTGCATGTCATCGAGCTGAAGACCAACGGGCCGGCCGCGCGGCTGGAGGGGCTCGCCAGCACCTTCCAGGAGCATGTCGGCAAGATCAACCGCCACCTTGGTCCTCTCGGCGGCATGCTCCTTCCCGGGGGGATGCACCCGTCGATGGACCCGCTGCGGGAAACCCTGCTCTGGCCTCACGACAACAGCCCGATTTATCAGGCCTACGACCGGATTTTCGGTTGCCGCGGCCATGGTTGGGCCAACCTGCAGAGTGTCCACCTCAACCTCCCCTTTGCCAGCGACGAGGAGTTCGGCCGCCTCCATGCCGCCATTCGCCTGGTGCTGCCGATCCTGCCGGCGCTGGCAGCGAGTTCACCCCTGCTCGATGGCCGATCGACCGGGCTGCTCGACAACCGGCTCGAGGTCTATCGCCTCAACCAGCGGCTGGTGCCGTCCGTTACCGGCCGGGTTATCCCCGAGCCGGTCTTCTCCCCCCGTGCCTACCGGGAGGAGGTGCTGGAGACGATGTACCGGGAGATCGCGGCCCGGGACCCCGAAGCGGTCCTGCAGCACGAGTGGCTCAACTCCCGCGGCGCCATCGCCCGCTTTGAACGGAACACTATTGAAATCCGTTTGCTCGATGTTCAGGAGTGTCCGGCTGCCGACCTGGCGATCGTCTCCTTGCTGGTCGCCCTGCTGCGCGCCCTGGTCGGCGAGGAGTGGCTGAGTTACGCCGAGCAGCAGCTCTGGTCCGTCGCCGAACTGGAGCCGATCCTGCTCGCCACGATCCGGGATGGCGAGGCGGCCCTCATCGAGGACCGGCGCTATCTGGAGGCCCTCGGGGTGCCGGAGGCGCCATGCCGTGCCGGCCAGCTCTGGCGCCGCCTGGCCGAACGCTGCGGCGGACTGCTGGCAGCGCCCCAGCAGGAAGCCCTGGAACTGATTCTCCGGTCCGGAACCCTGGCCCGGCGCCTGGTGCAGCGGCTCGGTCCTGCCCCGACGGCGCCGCTTGTGGTCGACTGCTACCGGGAGCTGGGTGCCTGCCTCGCGGAAGGAAGGCTCTTTGATGGCTGA
- a CDS encoding N-formylglutamate amidohydrolase, whose protein sequence is MADMRLVLSCEHAGNQVPGPWEGAFLGHEALLETHRGYDIGIFPFAERLAAQRGVFLNACRVTRLLVDANRSPHSQTLFSEFSRALPAAARRSLLERYYHPYRQAVVRQVDQALSGGSAVLHLSLHSFTPHFRGVERNADVGLLYDPGVPAENRLCRRWQQLLRESGRSWRVRRNYPYRGAADSLVTWLRRRKRHQDPYLGIELEINQRWPLTGGEGWQQLQDDLLRSLDMLLDRPVLQNWYDEERHP, encoded by the coding sequence ATGGCTGACATGCGCCTGGTCCTGAGCTGTGAGCATGCCGGCAACCAGGTCCCGGGGCCCTGGGAGGGGGCTTTTCTCGGGCACGAGGCGCTGCTGGAGACCCACCGCGGCTACGACATCGGGATTTTCCCCTTTGCCGAACGGCTGGCGGCCCAGCGCGGGGTTTTCCTGAATGCCTGCCGGGTCACCCGACTGCTGGTCGATGCCAATCGCAGTCCGCACAGCCAAACCCTCTTCTCCGAGTTCTCCCGCGCCCTGCCGGCGGCCGCGCGGCGTTCGCTGCTGGAACGCTACTACCATCCGTATCGGCAGGCGGTGGTTCGCCAGGTCGACCAGGCCCTGTCCGGGGGGAGTGCGGTCCTTCATCTTTCCCTGCATTCCTTTACCCCGCATTTTCGCGGCGTCGAACGCAATGCCGATGTCGGCCTGCTCTACGATCCGGGGGTGCCGGCGGAGAACCGGCTCTGTCGGCGCTGGCAGCAACTGCTTCGGGAAAGCGGCCGGTCCTGGCGGGTGCGCCGCAATTACCCTTACCGGGGGGCCGCCGACAGTCTGGTGACCTGGTTGCGACGGCGCAAGCGGCATCAGGACCCCTACCTTGGAATTGAGCTCGAAATCAACCAGCGCTGGCCGCTGACCGGCGGCGAAGGCTGGCAGCAGTTGCAGGACGACCTCCTCCGCAGCCTGGATATGCTGCTCGATCGGCCGGTCCTCCAGAACTGGTACGATGAGGAACGGCATCCCTGA
- a CDS encoding mechanosensitive ion channel family protein has product MWAERLIIAFILLLLAPAVDLAAHAQESEQEAVAVSPPQEKTPPLGVAEVVPRLSSLTEEAGTALSRVDTLQDHRAVTALLEQERGRQEALQKRLATLGDPAGWSIERLLDIRGRLVEQRNALKGLVDMISQPLAELDRLRTAWEENKTFWQDWEKQVREQKLPLPRDAFAKAGETITTVLEKTNQAFSRLIELQTSVTTLQEKNLNDLNRIEASLDAMRRKTFTRTAPSFFNPAFYRQFKDTLRARVVEGVQESQGISAGYFRDQGWLLLLQAGVALVLGLFIRRQRHTPEVAAEWHFILKHPWATGLFAAISALSFLYPTPSAWWRVSLWFLVVGSASILITGLLENRRKIFTVFFLAALFLVSLLLQTLSLPQPLYRLYLAVVTLLSVPLLLQVARRNRQAKGGRSDLFVLFLQVLSLLFLTAFAAQAGGYSVLASRLFESSLETVFLWLVAAMAIRLVRGGVEYLFSRPLLQRSRFVRRSGDELARRLKSLFDVFVVGYAGFYLCVVWGLVDSVAQAWARLLELGFPWGETFISVQMVLLAALVIYLSIVLSWVLRALLEWEVFPRKGMDRGVRDSIKKLLHYSLVFVGFLLALSLAGIELKNFAVLAGAFGIGIGFGLQNIVNNFVSGIILLFERPIKVGDMVVIENEWGTVRKIGLRSTIVETIDQSEIIVPNSDLVSQKVTNWTLSTKMARVVLPVGVAYGSDLAKVLGLLLAAAEGHEAVVKEPAPSAIFTAFGNSSIDFELRVWIADISRRQVVRSELGQEVDRLFREEGVEIPFPQRDLHLRSLDNSLLDRVAPGRGARNQAMPAEDQSKEPG; this is encoded by the coding sequence ATGTGGGCAGAACGTTTGATCATTGCGTTCATCCTTTTACTGCTGGCGCCGGCCGTGGATCTTGCCGCCCATGCCCAGGAGTCGGAGCAGGAAGCGGTCGCCGTCTCCCCGCCCCAGGAAAAAACACCGCCATTGGGTGTCGCCGAGGTGGTGCCACGTCTTTCCAGTCTCACTGAAGAGGCGGGGACCGCACTGTCCCGGGTCGACACCCTCCAGGATCATCGCGCTGTTACTGCCTTATTGGAGCAGGAACGGGGACGCCAGGAGGCGCTGCAAAAACGCCTGGCCACCCTCGGTGATCCCGCCGGCTGGAGTATCGAGCGGCTCCTCGATATCCGTGGTCGCCTGGTTGAACAGCGAAATGCCCTCAAGGGGCTGGTCGATATGATTTCGCAACCGCTGGCCGAACTCGACCGGTTGCGAACGGCCTGGGAAGAGAATAAGACATTCTGGCAGGATTGGGAGAAACAGGTCCGGGAGCAGAAATTGCCACTGCCCCGGGATGCCTTTGCCAAGGCAGGGGAGACGATCACCACGGTTCTGGAAAAGACCAACCAGGCCTTTTCCCGTCTGATCGAGCTGCAAACCAGCGTCACCACCCTGCAGGAAAAAAACCTCAACGATTTGAACCGGATCGAGGCGAGCCTTGACGCCATGCGGCGCAAGACCTTCACCCGCACCGCCCCCTCCTTTTTCAATCCCGCCTTTTACCGGCAATTTAAGGACACCCTCCGGGCCCGGGTCGTAGAAGGTGTTCAGGAGAGCCAGGGGATTTCAGCGGGCTATTTCCGCGACCAGGGGTGGTTGCTGCTGCTGCAGGCCGGAGTCGCTCTTGTCCTCGGGCTTTTCATCCGCCGGCAGCGCCATACCCCGGAGGTTGCGGCGGAGTGGCATTTCATTCTCAAGCATCCCTGGGCCACCGGACTCTTCGCCGCGATCTCCGCACTGAGTTTCCTCTACCCCACCCCTTCGGCCTGGTGGCGGGTTTCCCTCTGGTTCCTGGTCGTTGGCTCAGCATCGATCCTGATTACCGGCCTGCTGGAAAACCGCCGCAAGATTTTCACCGTTTTCTTCCTGGCGGCACTCTTCCTGGTCTCCCTGTTGCTGCAAACCCTGTCGCTCCCGCAGCCCCTCTACCGGCTCTATCTTGCCGTCGTTACGCTGCTGAGCGTCCCGCTGTTATTGCAGGTGGCGCGGCGCAACCGGCAGGCAAAGGGAGGGCGAAGCGATCTCTTTGTTCTTTTCCTGCAGGTCCTGAGCCTCCTCTTTTTAACGGCCTTTGCCGCCCAGGCAGGGGGCTACTCGGTGTTGGCGTCACGACTCTTTGAGTCCTCCCTGGAGACGGTCTTTCTCTGGTTGGTGGCGGCGATGGCCATTCGTCTGGTCCGGGGCGGGGTTGAATACCTGTTCAGCCGGCCGCTTTTGCAGCGGAGCCGTTTCGTTCGCCGCTCCGGAGACGAGCTCGCCAGGCGATTGAAGAGCCTTTTTGACGTGTTCGTGGTCGGCTATGCCGGTTTTTACCTGTGCGTGGTCTGGGGTCTTGTCGATTCCGTTGCCCAGGCCTGGGCACGGTTGCTGGAGTTAGGGTTCCCCTGGGGCGAGACCTTTATCTCTGTACAGATGGTCCTGCTCGCCGCCCTGGTTATCTACCTTTCGATCGTGCTCTCCTGGGTCCTGCGTGCCCTGCTCGAGTGGGAGGTCTTTCCCCGCAAGGGGATGGATCGCGGCGTTCGGGATTCGATCAAAAAACTGCTCCATTACAGCCTGGTCTTTGTCGGCTTTCTGCTCGCCCTCAGCCTGGCCGGTATTGAACTGAAAAACTTTGCCGTCCTGGCCGGGGCCTTCGGTATCGGCATCGGATTCGGCCTGCAGAATATCGTCAACAATTTCGTCAGCGGCATCATTCTCCTCTTTGAGCGCCCGATCAAGGTCGGGGACATGGTGGTGATCGAAAACGAGTGGGGGACCGTGCGCAAAATCGGCCTGCGCTCGACAATTGTGGAAACCATTGACCAGTCGGAGATCATCGTTCCCAATTCAGACCTGGTTTCCCAGAAGGTGACCAACTGGACCCTTTCTACCAAGATGGCCCGGGTGGTCCTGCCGGTGGGGGTTGCTTATGGGAGCGACCTGGCCAAGGTGCTGGGGCTGCTGCTGGCGGCCGCGGAGGGGCATGAAGCGGTGGTGAAAGAGCCTGCCCCTTCGGCGATTTTCACCGCCTTCGGCAACAGTTCCATCGATTTTGAATTGCGGGTCTGGATCGCCGATATATCGCGCCGCCAGGTGGTGCGCAGCGAACTGGGCCAGGAGGTCGACCGCCTCTTCCGGGAAGAGGGCGTGGAAATCCCCTTCCCACAGCGGGACCTGCACCTGCGGTCCCTGGACAACTCCCTGCTCGATCGCGTGGCCCCGGGAAGGGGGGCGCGAAATCAGGCAATGCCGGCAGAAGACCAGAGCAAGGAGCCGGGCTAG
- a CDS encoding YtxH domain-containing protein yields the protein MNGNQKASTVGAIMLIAGGLIGAGIGILFAPQSGKRTRRQISRYSKKVKNETEALIRDSAEAVRETVDTLADRTSDLVEKGGEVAEEWREHLMDALEEGQKSIDRQRRRLTNIWK from the coding sequence ATGAATGGAAACCAGAAAGCGAGTACCGTCGGGGCAATCATGCTGATCGCCGGTGGACTGATCGGCGCCGGGATCGGCATCCTCTTTGCGCCGCAATCCGGCAAGAGAACCCGCCGCCAGATTAGCCGTTACAGCAAGAAGGTAAAAAACGAAACCGAAGCCCTGATCCGGGATTCGGCCGAGGCCGTCCGCGAGACGGTTGATACTCTCGCTGACCGCACCAGCGACCTGGTTGAAAAGGGGGGCGAGGTCGCCGAAGAATGGCGCGAGCACCTCATGGACGCCCTTGAAGAGGGGCAGAAGAGTATTGATCGCCAGCGCCGGAGACTCACCAACATCTGGAAATAG
- a CDS encoding NapC/NirT family cytochrome c: MKRITDILTAFARGIARSRVSLIGAMIVTVIFPFLLGALLYDVIWHIRNTYFAALVYMVLGPTFIVGLVMVFLGLFFFKGKEEVRLFTMDYLRDYFTDPTKFSRMRKLVFFAVFLTCVNLFIFGLLGYRGYHYLESVGFCGQFCHEVMNPEFTAYTNSAHSRVPCVECHIGSGATWFVKSKISGARQLFAVALDTFPRPIEVPVHGLRPARDTCEECHRPEKFHGDKLAVKDDFKPDEQNSHVQSVLLMKIGTAGDRAVSSHGIHWHVAPENRITYRASSWDRMEIPEVTLHKADGTTTIFRTADAEEKLKSVGEEVGVREMDCIDCHNRPTHVYLPAKVAINNKILSGDIPVDLPFIKRQAMEVVQQQYATQAEARTAIASALNTWYQKNYPALVKEAPAKLEKAIAGVQAAYAQNVFPEMNVQWGTYTSHIGHNEDLGCFRCHDEEHVAESGETISMDCDTCHSILAEEEANPAILKELRGQ, from the coding sequence ATGAAACGGATCACCGACATTCTCACCGCTTTCGCCCGCGGGATCGCACGCAGCCGCGTTTCCCTCATCGGTGCGATGATCGTCACCGTTATCTTCCCCTTTCTGCTCGGCGCCCTGCTCTACGACGTCATCTGGCACATTCGCAATACCTACTTTGCCGCCCTGGTCTACATGGTCCTCGGCCCGACATTTATTGTCGGCCTGGTCATGGTCTTTCTCGGCCTCTTCTTCTTCAAGGGGAAGGAAGAAGTCCGGCTTTTCACCATGGATTACCTGCGGGACTACTTCACCGATCCGACCAAGTTCAGCCGGATGCGGAAGCTGGTCTTCTTTGCCGTCTTTCTGACCTGCGTCAATCTCTTCATCTTCGGCTTGCTCGGTTACCGGGGCTACCACTACCTGGAATCGGTCGGTTTCTGCGGCCAGTTCTGCCATGAGGTAATGAATCCGGAGTTCACGGCCTACACCAACTCCGCCCACTCCCGGGTCCCCTGCGTTGAATGCCACATCGGTTCCGGCGCCACCTGGTTCGTAAAATCGAAGATCTCCGGTGCCCGCCAGCTCTTTGCGGTCGCCCTCGACACCTTTCCCCGCCCCATCGAGGTCCCAGTCCACGGCCTGCGCCCGGCCCGCGACACCTGTGAAGAATGCCATCGTCCGGAAAAATTCCATGGCGACAAGCTGGCCGTCAAGGACGACTTCAAACCGGACGAACAGAATTCCCACGTCCAGTCGGTGCTGTTGATGAAGATCGGGACGGCCGGGGACCGGGCGGTCAGCTCCCACGGCATCCACTGGCATGTCGCCCCGGAAAACCGCATCACCTACCGGGCCAGCAGCTGGGACCGGATGGAAATCCCGGAAGTGACCCTCCACAAGGCAGACGGCACCACCACCATTTTCCGCACGGCTGACGCCGAAGAAAAACTCAAGTCGGTCGGCGAGGAGGTCGGCGTCCGGGAAATGGACTGCATCGACTGCCATAACCGGCCGACCCATGTCTACCTGCCGGCCAAGGTCGCCATCAACAACAAGATCCTCTCGGGCGACATTCCCGTCGATCTCCCCTTCATAAAACGCCAGGCCATGGAGGTTGTCCAGCAGCAATACGCCACCCAGGCCGAGGCCCGCACCGCTATCGCCAGTGCCCTCAACACCTGGTATCAGAAGAACTATCCGGCCCTGGTCAAGGAGGCACCGGCCAAGCTGGAGAAGGCGATTGCCGGGGTGCAGGCGGCCTACGCGCAGAATGTTTTTCCGGAAATGAATGTCCAATGGGGCACCTACACCAGCCACATCGGACATAACGAGGACCTCGGCTGTTTCCGCTGCCACGATGAGGAGCATGTCGCCGAATCGGGAGAGACCATCTCCATGGATTGCGATACCTGCCACTCCATCCTCGCCGAAGAGGAAGCTAATCCCGCCATCCTCAAGGAGTTGCGCGGCCAGTAA
- the nrfD gene encoding NrfD/PsrC family molybdoenzyme membrane anchor subunit encodes MVHGEAWTIKDLFVLPNEYVYWSIQIVMYPYMTGLVAGAFVLSSLYHVFGVEKLKNIARFALVFSFALLPVAMMPLLLHLQQPFRGIHVLMTPHFTSAISAFGIVFMTYACIVAAEIWFVYRRFIVETLLRLEQKSSRSAGESILLLIYKLLSLGVRDIGAEALEADHKAVKLLAGVGIPVACFLHGYAGFIFGSVKANALWMTPLMPVIFICSAVVSGIALCIVSYYVFMEIRKWAARRGKNYLLPDAIAHGSAAVDYHHLRSVQDHEVKMTSKYLLIFMTLALTLEMLDMIFRGYTAVKSWDALRMVIYEHDFVKIFILQYGIGNLLPFIMLLIPGITVRRAAAASLLVLFGVLMMRWNVVIGGQAFSLTFAGYMHYHLPIIPHDMETFKEGLAGALTVIATPFVIFYFLNMILPAFMEENSPSH; translated from the coding sequence GTGGTTCACGGCGAAGCCTGGACAATCAAGGACCTCTTCGTCCTCCCCAACGAATATGTCTACTGGTCGATCCAGATTGTCATGTATCCCTACATGACCGGCCTGGTCGCCGGCGCCTTCGTCCTCTCTTCCCTCTATCATGTCTTCGGAGTCGAAAAGCTGAAGAATATCGCTCGCTTTGCCCTGGTCTTCTCCTTCGCTCTGCTGCCGGTGGCGATGATGCCGCTGCTGCTCCACCTGCAACAACCCTTCCGCGGCATTCACGTCCTGATGACACCCCACTTCACCTCGGCGATCTCCGCCTTCGGCATCGTCTTCATGACCTATGCCTGTATCGTCGCCGCCGAAATCTGGTTCGTCTATCGCAGGTTCATCGTCGAGACCCTGCTGCGCCTGGAGCAGAAGAGTTCCCGCAGCGCTGGCGAAAGCATCCTTTTGTTGATCTACAAACTCCTCAGCCTCGGCGTCCGCGACATCGGCGCAGAAGCCCTGGAAGCCGACCACAAGGCGGTCAAGCTCCTGGCCGGGGTCGGTATCCCCGTCGCCTGTTTTCTGCACGGCTACGCCGGCTTCATCTTCGGCTCGGTCAAGGCCAACGCCCTCTGGATGACACCGCTGATGCCGGTGATCTTTATCTGCTCGGCCGTCGTTTCCGGTATTGCCCTCTGCATCGTCAGCTACTATGTCTTCATGGAAATCCGCAAGTGGGCCGCCCGCCGCGGCAAGAACTATCTGCTGCCCGACGCCATCGCCCACGGCAGCGCCGCGGTCGATTACCACCACCTGCGCAGCGTCCAGGACCACGAGGTGAAGATGACCTCCAAGTACCTGTTGATCTTCATGACCCTGGCCCTCACCCTGGAAATGCTCGACATGATCTTTCGCGGCTATACCGCCGTCAAGTCCTGGGACGCCCTGCGCATGGTCATCTACGAGCATGATTTCGTGAAAATCTTCATCCTGCAGTATGGTATCGGCAACCTGCTCCCCTTTATCATGCTGCTGATTCCCGGGATCACGGTGCGCCGTGCAGCGGCGGCTTCTCTGCTGGTCCTGTTCGGGGTCTTGATGATGCGCTGGAACGTCGTCATCGGCGGCCAGGCCTTCTCCCTGACCTTTGCCGGCTACATGCATTACCACCTGCCGATCATTCCCCACGACATGGAGACCTTCAAGGAGGGACTCGCCGGAGCCCTGACGGTCATAGCCACCCCCTTTGTTATCTTCTACTTCCTCAACATGATTCTGCCGGCGTTCATGGAGGAGAACTCCCCCAGTCACTGA
- a CDS encoding 4Fe-4S dicluster domain-containing protein — MKRRDFLKSTAVFVSGAALSLSALDILEPGEVLAANPELRWGFLVDTYKCVGCGFCVKACKLENEIPLEANVTRTWVERYIMTKDGQVLMDTPKGALNGFTTKLIDQNADGMKKVADEEIAQAFFVPKLCNHCTVPACVQVCPVGATYQTADGAVLVDRTWCIGCGYCIMGCPYGVRFFHPVEHVADKCTFCYHRISNGGNTACAQACPFGARRIGNLRDPRDPVARAVLHQRVGILRDEYGTKPNVYYIGLNEEVR, encoded by the coding sequence ATGAAACGACGGGACTTTTTAAAGAGCACGGCCGTTTTTGTTTCCGGCGCCGCCCTCTCCCTCTCGGCCCTGGATATCCTGGAACCCGGCGAGGTCCTCGCCGCCAACCCCGAACTTCGCTGGGGTTTCCTGGTCGATACCTACAAATGCGTCGGCTGCGGATTTTGCGTCAAGGCCTGCAAGCTTGAAAACGAGATTCCGCTGGAAGCCAACGTCACCCGCACCTGGGTCGAGCGCTACATCATGACCAAGGACGGCCAGGTCTTGATGGATACCCCCAAGGGCGCTCTCAATGGCTTCACCACCAAACTGATCGATCAGAACGCCGACGGCATGAAAAAGGTTGCCGATGAGGAGATCGCCCAGGCGTTTTTCGTCCCCAAGCTCTGCAACCACTGCACCGTCCCGGCCTGCGTTCAGGTCTGCCCGGTCGGCGCCACCTACCAGACCGCCGACGGCGCCGTTCTGGTCGACCGCACCTGGTGCATCGGCTGTGGCTACTGCATCATGGGCTGCCCCTACGGCGTCCGCTTTTTCCACCCGGTGGAACATGTCGCCGACAAGTGCACCTTCTGCTACCACCGCATCTCCAACGGCGGGAATACGGCCTGCGCCCAGGCCTGCCCCTTTGGCGCCCGCCGCATCGGCAACCTGAGAGATCCCCGCGACCCCGTCGCCAGGGCGGTGCTGCATCAGCGCGTCGGCATCCTGCGCGATGAATACGGGACCAAACCGAATGTCTACTACATTGGCCTGAACGAGGAGGTGCGCTGA
- a CDS encoding cytochrome c3 family protein: MKNHVWRPLYVVIALVVAILLFRAIYVPKDFGVQERGYTFGFHRLGNEQEWKAFPAKYKESNYCNECHEDKVGSLSASQHAMIPCENCHGPALNHPEDPEKLAIDRSRDLCIRCHSALVMPSSGRNNIPGIDPATHNAEMGCSECHNPHNPSLEEM; the protein is encoded by the coding sequence GTGAAAAATCACGTCTGGAGGCCACTCTATGTGGTCATCGCCCTGGTCGTTGCCATCCTGTTGTTCCGGGCAATCTATGTACCCAAGGATTTTGGTGTTCAGGAAAGGGGCTATACCTTCGGCTTCCACCGCCTGGGGAACGAGCAGGAGTGGAAAGCCTTTCCGGCCAAGTACAAGGAGAGCAATTACTGCAATGAGTGCCACGAAGACAAGGTCGGCAGCCTGAGCGCCTCCCAACACGCCATGATCCCCTGTGAGAACTGCCACGGCCCGGCCCTGAACCACCCGGAGGACCCGGAGAAGCTGGCAATCGACCGCAGCCGTGACCTCTGTATTCGCTGCCACTCCGCGCTCGTCATGCCCTCGAGCGGACGCAACAACATCCCGGGCATCGATCCTGCCACCCACAACGCCGAGATGGGGTGCAGTGAATGCCACAATCCGCACAACCCGAGCCTGGAGGAGATGTAA